The following are encoded together in the Lathyrus oleraceus cultivar Zhongwan6 chromosome 3, CAAS_Psat_ZW6_1.0, whole genome shotgun sequence genome:
- the LOC127131909 gene encoding uncharacterized mitochondrial protein AtMg00810-like: MSMLGKMNYFLGLQIDKLKNDIFINQSKYCKELLQRFDKDNCKEMDTLMGSRTYVDQDKSGVSIDITKYRANPKEPHLTSIKRIMKYLKVTTNIRLWYTKGSICDLVGYPDSDYEGCKTDRKNTTGTCHILGNALVSWSYKKQACVVLSTAEAEYIAAEYNYKKKTICYIDEVVQVCPPPPLVPQPTNQEQTSNQ; encoded by the exons ATGTCTATGTTGGGTAAAATGAATTACTTTCTTGGACTACAAATTGATAAATTAAAGAATGACATCTTCATaaaccaatccaagtattgcaaaGAATTGTTGCAAAGGTTTGATAAGGACAATTGCAAAGAGATGGATACTCTAATGGGTTCCAGAACATATGTAGATCAAGATAAATCCGGTGTTTCCATTGATATCACtaaatatcgag CAAATCCAAAGGAACCCCATCTCACCTCCATAAAGAGGATCATGAAGTATCTAAAAGTAACAACAAATATTAGGTTATGGTATACAAAAGGTAGTATATGTGATTTAGTTGGTTATCCTGACTCGGATTATGAAGGTTGTAAAACTGATAGAAAAAACACAACTGGAACTTGCCACATCCTAGGAAATGCATTAGTTTCTTGGTCTTATAAGAAACAAGCATGTGTTGTTCTTAGCACCGCAGAAGCAGAATACATTGCAGCAG AGTATAATTACAAGAAGAAGACTATATGTTACATTGATGAAGTGGTTCAAGTTTGTCCTCCTCCACCACTGGTTCCACAACCAACCAATCAAGAGCAAACTTCCAACCAATAA